One Mucilaginibacter ginkgonis genomic region harbors:
- a CDS encoding BamA/TamA family outer membrane protein has translation MTRFFVKILHCTVLFGVLQVAAYAQTVEKNISIPQVITGKKGVADTTKDSNKPTDQKDLPEVLFGLFGHKASNKSDSVTTKPEFSVVPAVGYTLVTKLAFVLAGNVAWRTGPQSRISTLVTSVSYTLNKQFIIPIESSIWTKNNKYNFIGDYRFYRYPQSTFGLGSSSNIDDENPMDFTFFRFYETALRHITGNLYGGIGYALDSYTNISEEGTLDGKPSAYNLYGTNRKNLASGLTANFVYDSRDNSINPAKGFYGSLLFRTNQTFLGSSQNWQSLTLDVRKYINFPQGSHNTLALWSYNWLVVGGRPSYLNLPSTGWDQNSATGRGYIQGRFRGAQMVYLESEYRFPITKNGLLGGVIFANAQSLSAQPGTRLQAVQPAIGPGLRVKLNKTSRTNIAIDYGFGRQGSNGLFIDVGEIF, from the coding sequence TTGACCAGATTTTTCGTAAAGATCCTACACTGTACTGTATTATTCGGCGTGTTGCAGGTTGCCGCTTATGCGCAAACCGTAGAAAAGAACATCTCCATTCCGCAAGTAATTACCGGTAAAAAAGGCGTTGCGGATACCACTAAAGATTCAAATAAACCGACCGACCAAAAAGACCTGCCGGAAGTATTATTCGGGCTTTTCGGTCATAAGGCATCTAACAAATCAGATTCCGTTACTACCAAGCCCGAGTTTTCTGTTGTACCGGCAGTGGGATACACCCTGGTAACTAAACTCGCCTTTGTTTTAGCAGGTAACGTAGCCTGGCGCACGGGGCCGCAGTCGCGCATATCAACTTTAGTTACCAGTGTTTCTTACACATTAAACAAACAGTTTATCATTCCTATCGAAAGCAGTATCTGGACGAAGAACAACAAATATAATTTTATAGGCGATTACCGTTTTTACCGTTATCCGCAAAGTACATTCGGGTTAGGCAGCTCGTCAAATATTGACGATGAAAATCCTATGGATTTTACATTTTTCCGTTTCTACGAAACCGCTTTGCGCCATATAACAGGTAACTTGTATGGTGGTATTGGGTATGCCCTCGATTCGTACACCAATATAAGCGAAGAGGGTACGCTTGATGGCAAACCATCAGCATATAACCTTTATGGCACTAATAGGAAAAATTTAGCTTCCGGCCTTACGGCGAACTTCGTTTATGACTCGCGCGATAACTCCATCAATCCTGCTAAAGGGTTTTACGGCAGCTTGTTGTTTCGCACAAACCAAACTTTCCTCGGCTCTTCACAAAACTGGCAGTCGCTGACATTAGACGTTCGCAAATACATCAACTTCCCGCAAGGGTCGCATAACACTTTGGCCTTATGGTCATACAATTGGTTGGTAGTTGGCGGGCGCCCATCATACCTTAACTTACCGAGTACGGGCTGGGACCAGAACTCTGCTACTGGCCGCGGATACATTCAGGGACGTTTTAGGGGTGCTCAAATGGTTTACCTTGAGTCGGAGTATCGTTTCCCCATCACAAAAAACGGTTTACTCGGAGGGGTGATCTTTGCTAACGCGCAGAGTTTATCTGCACAGCCGGGTACACGTTTACAAGCGGTACAACCTGCAATTGGTCCCGGATTGCGTGTCAAATTGAATAAGACATCGCGCACCAATATTGCTATCGATTATGGCTTTGGCAGGCAGGGCTCAAACGGCTTGTTTATAGACGTAGGCGAAATATTCTAA
- a CDS encoding molybdopterin-dependent oxidoreductase, producing the protein MPNDKNKPAEEQPLDKTIKRRNFISFATFFIGAGAAFEGWKWLYHSPIEKPAITAGAHKPLRKALNKTELFFRNFFSNRHLVRTYPAALAANPPRVNSLIGIEDQKYDVASWQLQVITDKGSKQNITLDQIKALPKTDIVFDFKCVEGWDQIQHWGGVKVIDFIEHFGLAQQTKKDYMGLETPDGKYYVGLDMPSALHPQTILAYEMNGKPITMEHGAPLRLIIPVKYGIKNLKRIGTMSFSNERPRDYWAEAGYDYYSGL; encoded by the coding sequence ATGCCTAACGATAAAAATAAACCGGCTGAAGAACAACCGCTTGATAAAACTATCAAGCGCCGCAACTTTATATCGTTCGCTACTTTTTTTATAGGTGCCGGAGCTGCTTTCGAAGGATGGAAATGGCTTTATCATTCGCCTATCGAGAAACCTGCAATTACAGCGGGTGCACACAAGCCTTTGCGCAAGGCGCTTAACAAAACAGAACTCTTCTTCCGCAACTTTTTCAGCAACCGCCACCTGGTGCGCACTTATCCGGCAGCACTTGCAGCAAACCCGCCAAGGGTAAACAGTTTGATAGGCATCGAGGATCAGAAATATGACGTTGCCTCATGGCAGCTACAGGTAATTACGGACAAAGGATCAAAGCAAAATATTACGCTCGACCAGATCAAAGCCTTACCAAAGACAGACATCGTGTTCGATTTTAAATGTGTAGAAGGCTGGGACCAGATACAACATTGGGGTGGTGTTAAGGTGATAGACTTTATTGAACATTTCGGCCTTGCCCAACAAACCAAAAAAGATTACATGGGCCTGGAGACACCCGATGGGAAATATTACGTCGGTTTGGATATGCCCAGTGCTTTGCACCCGCAAACCATCCTTGCCTATGAAATGAACGGCAAGCCCATAACCATGGAGCACGGGGCACCATTAAGGCTGATCATCCCGGTAAAATATGGCATTAAAAACTTAAAACGCATTGGCACCATGTCGTTCAGCAATGAGCGCCCGCGCGATTACTGGGCAGAAGCAGGGTACGACTATTATTCGGGATTGTAA
- a CDS encoding YtxH domain-containing protein, translating into MSILKYALVGAAVAWGINHITQKRDTDGKSILDDIQDKAPEWMDKVKAYADDTLSQVNQRAQQAREDYQG; encoded by the coding sequence ATGTCAATATTAAAATATGCCTTAGTAGGCGCAGCAGTTGCGTGGGGAATTAACCACATCACTCAAAAACGCGACACAGACGGTAAATCTATTTTAGACGATATCCAGGACAAAGCACCTGAGTGGATGGATAAGGTTAAAGCCTATGCCGACGATACCCTTAGCCAGGTAAATCAAAGGGCACAGCAAGCAAGAGAAGATTATCAGGGATAA
- a CDS encoding cytochrome b/b6 domain-containing protein, with translation MKAIKEKHSVIMRWTHWINFPILTVMIWSGLLIYWASDTYKITLFGHTFYRFFPQGFYKFFNIPHRLSEGMAFHFLFMWFFAVNGLLYVIYTIVSGSWRELVPQKKSFKEAWQVLLHDLHIRKMAPPQNKYNAAQRIAYTAIIIMGFGSLITGLAIYKPVQFGWLTWLCGSYHTARIIHFVLTIGYVIFFVIHVIQVALAGWNNFRSVISGFEIIDKPEKTSAKPMSNADSK, from the coding sequence ATGAAGGCCATCAAAGAAAAACATTCGGTAATAATGCGGTGGACACACTGGATTAACTTCCCTATTCTAACGGTGATGATCTGGAGCGGGCTGCTTATTTACTGGGCCAGCGACACCTATAAGATCACGTTGTTTGGGCACACGTTCTACAGGTTTTTTCCGCAAGGCTTCTACAAGTTTTTCAACATTCCGCACCGGTTGTCAGAAGGTATGGCATTCCATTTTCTGTTTATGTGGTTTTTTGCCGTAAACGGTTTGTTATACGTAATCTATACAATAGTGTCGGGCAGTTGGCGCGAACTGGTGCCACAGAAAAAATCGTTCAAAGAAGCATGGCAGGTATTGCTGCATGATCTGCACATCCGTAAAATGGCGCCGCCTCAAAATAAATACAACGCAGCCCAGCGCATCGCCTATACCGCAATCATTATTATGGGCTTTGGTTCTTTAATAACAGGTCTGGCTATTTATAAACCCGTACAGTTTGGCTGGCTAACCTGGCTTTGCGGTAGCTATCATACTGCACGCATCATACACTTTGTGCTTACCATTGGATACGTCATATTTTTTGTGATACATGTAATACAGGTTGCCCTGGCCGGGTGGAACAATTTTCGCTCTGTTATTTCGGGTTTTGAAATAATTGACAAGCCCGAGAAAACAAGCGCGAAACCTATGTCTAACGCCGATAGCAAATAA
- a CDS encoding ROK family protein, protein MNKKSLAVGIDIGGTNTKFGIVTPDGKILEEGRIPTTNYPHITDYVDALYGHISPIIEKYKDQAPIRGIGIGAPNGNHFTGSIEHAPNLLWKGIVPLAKMVNEKFNLPCVLNNDAKSAALGEHKFGAAKGLKDFIMITLGTGVGSGIFVNGKLLYGNKGDAGELGHTVVRYNGRLHWSTGLKGTLEAYCSATGMVLTALELRKKYKGKSLLKKYKRKDLTAKAIYDCAMKGDKLARDVFKFTGTVLGEALANFVMFSSPEAIILFGGVTAAGDLIMKPTKKVLEKHLLTEFKDAVRLEFSQLAQNDAAILGASTLV, encoded by the coding sequence ATGAATAAGAAAAGCCTTGCGGTAGGTATCGATATTGGCGGTACAAACACCAAATTTGGAATAGTTACTCCCGATGGTAAAATATTAGAAGAAGGCCGCATCCCTACAACCAACTATCCGCACATTACAGATTATGTGGATGCGCTTTACGGGCATATTTCGCCAATTATAGAAAAATATAAAGACCAAGCACCTATAAGGGGCATTGGTATTGGCGCGCCGAACGGCAACCACTTTACCGGCAGCATAGAACATGCGCCAAACCTGTTGTGGAAAGGCATTGTGCCGCTTGCCAAAATGGTAAATGAGAAATTTAACCTGCCATGCGTACTAAACAATGACGCTAAGTCTGCCGCCCTGGGCGAGCATAAATTTGGCGCGGCAAAAGGTCTGAAAGATTTTATCATGATCACCCTTGGCACGGGTGTGGGCAGCGGCATATTTGTGAATGGGAAATTGTTGTATGGCAACAAAGGCGATGCCGGAGAACTGGGACATACGGTAGTGAGGTATAATGGCCGCTTACACTGGTCGACCGGGTTGAAGGGAACATTGGAAGCATATTGCTCTGCCACCGGCATGGTGCTCACCGCGTTAGAACTGCGGAAAAAATACAAGGGTAAAAGCCTGCTCAAAAAGTATAAAAGAAAGGACCTTACCGCAAAAGCGATTTATGATTGCGCCATGAAAGGCGATAAACTTGCGCGGGATGTATTCAAATTTACGGGTACAGTACTGGGTGAAGCGCTGGCTAACTTTGTAATGTTTTCTTCGCCCGAGGCGATCATCCTTTTCGGTGGTGTTACCGCTGCCGGCGACCTGATCATGAAGCCTACCAAAAAGGTATTGGAAAAGCACTTGCTAACCGAATTTAAAGACGCGGTAAGACTGGAGTTTAGTCAGCTGGCGCAGAACGACGCTGCTATACTTGGCGCAAGCACGTTGGTGTAG
- a CDS encoding ArnT family glycosyltransferase, whose translation MNFLIVYLGQNPFRLNISKRLFWGLVVLSVAVNVAGIGLPFFTDDPGLYASVAKQMLYHHDFLNLYTYGRDWLDKPHFPFWMAALSFQIFGISAWAYRLPVLLFFFGGIVYTYLFAKKFYGENVARTAVLIAMLTQHGIMSNTDVRAEPYLFGLLIGAIYHISNLKNRFSVVDLLAAAMLSACAVMTKGIFILIGIYGALLGELLFRGEFLSALKQFKYWALLMLTALFMFPEVWALYNQFDLHPERTVFGKQNFSGIKFFFWDSQFGRFFNSGPITRKSGSVFFFVHTLLWAFAPWCLLLYYALAKRFQQIIKRLPLNEYYTLCGSLILLLLFSVSGFQLPFYTNILFPLFAILAAALLHEKLPVAGEKYILITQSIYTAALPVATVLLNFIIAPGLYSKIILTVIVAVYLIVYFSRLQREPANKITVAFVSSCLAVIIANFYVTAFLYPQIVKYKGEIAAANFVNRHSAKTDSVYVFEDTNNIFQFYVNRPVKIVPLDQFSAHSDKQAIFYVRQEVLDRLRGQHVEYTLLKSFANYDNENVTGRFLNPKTRASSLVTIYLISH comes from the coding sequence TTGAATTTTTTGATTGTATATTTAGGCCAAAATCCATTTCGGTTGAATATCAGCAAGCGCTTATTCTGGGGGTTGGTTGTGCTATCTGTGGCGGTGAACGTGGCCGGCATTGGCCTGCCGTTCTTTACAGATGACCCCGGACTCTATGCATCTGTAGCCAAGCAGATGCTATACCACCACGACTTTCTAAACCTTTATACGTACGGCCGCGACTGGCTGGACAAGCCGCATTTCCCGTTTTGGATGGCGGCGTTATCATTCCAAATATTTGGCATATCTGCGTGGGCATACCGCTTGCCCGTGCTACTATTCTTCTTTGGCGGCATTGTGTACACCTATCTTTTCGCTAAAAAGTTTTATGGCGAAAACGTGGCGCGTACCGCGGTGCTCATCGCGATGCTTACTCAGCATGGCATTATGTCTAACACAGACGTCCGTGCCGAGCCATACTTGTTTGGCTTGCTCATCGGCGCGATATATCACATTTCTAATCTCAAAAACCGGTTTAGCGTAGTTGATCTGTTAGCTGCCGCGATGCTTTCAGCATGTGCCGTAATGACCAAAGGTATCTTCATCCTGATTGGCATCTACGGCGCACTATTAGGCGAATTGTTGTTCCGGGGTGAGTTTCTATCGGCGCTTAAACAATTCAAATACTGGGCATTGCTTATGCTTACCGCATTGTTCATGTTCCCCGAGGTCTGGGCCTTGTACAACCAGTTTGATCTGCACCCCGAGCGGACAGTTTTTGGCAAGCAAAACTTCTCGGGCATAAAATTCTTCTTTTGGGATAGCCAGTTCGGCAGGTTCTTCAACAGCGGACCGATAACGCGTAAATCGGGCAGTGTCTTCTTCTTTGTACATACCCTTTTGTGGGCTTTCGCGCCTTGGTGCCTGCTGCTTTATTATGCTCTGGCCAAACGTTTTCAACAGATAATTAAACGCCTGCCACTTAATGAATATTACACTTTATGCGGTAGCCTCATATTACTGTTATTATTTTCTGTTTCAGGCTTCCAGCTGCCTTTCTACACAAATATTTTATTCCCGCTATTCGCCATCCTCGCAGCTGCTTTGCTACACGAAAAGTTACCTGTAGCAGGAGAAAAATACATCCTGATCACGCAAAGTATCTATACTGCAGCATTGCCGGTGGCTACTGTACTGCTTAACTTCATCATAGCTCCCGGACTCTATTCTAAGATTATATTAACAGTAATAGTCGCTGTATATCTAATAGTTTATTTCTCTCGCCTACAACGCGAACCGGCAAATAAGATCACAGTAGCATTTGTAAGCAGTTGCCTGGCGGTGATTATCGCAAATTTCTATGTAACGGCGTTTTTGTATCCTCAGATAGTGAAATATAAAGGCGAGATAGCTGCGGCAAACTTCGTAAACCGGCATTCGGCAAAAACCGACAGCGTTTACGTGTTTGAAGATACCAACAACATATTCCAGTTTTATGTAAACCGCCCGGTGAAGATCGTCCCGCTGGATCAGTTTTCCGCTCATAGCGATAAACAAGCCATTTTCTACGTGAGGCAAGAAGTGCTTGACCGTTTGCGTGGCCAGCATGTCGAGTACACTTTATTGAAGAGCTTTGCCAATTACGATAATGAAAACGTTACCGGCAGATTCCTTAATCCTAAAACGCGGGCGTCATCGCTGGTGACTATTTATTTGATATCCCATTAA
- a CDS encoding TldD/PmbA family protein: MPIYSREEAQALLKKVLSYSKADECEVSLRGNDGGNIRTALNAVSTAGDISTVGLAVSSVYGKKAGSATINEFDDASLEKVVRRSEELAQLAPENPERMPMLGPSTFKDSIEYNPKTAAITPDQRADLTAKCLDVTKAAGLQAAGFLENTTRFEAVANSKGLFAYDKSTDVIFSVTTRDAAGTISGYAARGFTDVSKLDTASATRIATQKALSSKNARAIEPGKYTVILEPVAGTYMLENMFRFDARSADEGRSFLSKKGGGTRLGEKLVDDKVSIYSDPFNTELPGSTWNGEGQPLEKIDWIRNGVVKNLSYSRYWAQKKNVAPVPGPSNIIMEGGDMSLEDMIKSTERGILVSRLWYIRMVDPQSLLLTGLTRDGTFYIENGQIKFPIKNMRFNESPVIMLNNVEALGKPERSISVESYRSYLIPPMKIRDFTFTSLSDAV, encoded by the coding sequence ATGCCTATATATAGTAGAGAAGAAGCACAGGCTTTATTAAAGAAGGTGCTTAGTTATTCAAAAGCCGACGAATGTGAAGTAAGCCTTCGCGGTAACGACGGCGGCAACATACGTACTGCCTTAAACGCGGTGTCAACCGCGGGCGATATCAGTACGGTTGGCCTGGCTGTAAGCTCTGTTTACGGTAAAAAAGCAGGTTCTGCAACTATTAATGAGTTTGACGATGCCTCTTTAGAAAAAGTGGTCCGCCGTTCTGAAGAGCTGGCACAGTTAGCGCCCGAAAACCCCGAGCGCATGCCGATGCTTGGCCCGTCAACCTTTAAAGACTCGATAGAGTATAACCCTAAAACCGCGGCCATTACCCCTGACCAGCGCGCAGACCTTACTGCCAAATGTTTAGACGTAACCAAAGCAGCAGGTTTACAAGCTGCAGGGTTTTTGGAAAACACCACCCGCTTTGAAGCAGTAGCAAACAGCAAAGGTTTATTTGCTTATGATAAATCTACAGACGTAATATTCTCTGTGACCACTCGTGATGCCGCGGGTACTATCTCTGGCTATGCAGCACGTGGTTTTACTGATGTAAGCAAACTGGACACCGCAAGTGCAACCAGGATAGCTACACAAAAGGCATTAAGCTCTAAAAACGCGCGCGCCATTGAGCCTGGTAAATACACCGTGATATTGGAGCCGGTTGCGGGCACTTATATGCTTGAAAACATGTTCCGTTTTGACGCGCGCAGCGCCGACGAAGGCCGCAGCTTCTTAAGTAAAAAAGGCGGCGGTACCCGTTTGGGCGAAAAATTGGTAGATGACAAAGTAAGCATCTACTCAGATCCTTTTAATACCGAGCTGCCGGGTTCTACCTGGAATGGTGAAGGCCAGCCCCTAGAAAAGATAGACTGGATACGTAATGGTGTAGTTAAAAACCTAAGCTACTCGCGTTACTGGGCGCAAAAGAAAAATGTAGCCCCGGTTCCCGGGCCAAGTAATATCATTATGGAAGGCGGCGACATGAGCCTGGAAGATATGATCAAAAGCACCGAGCGGGGCATCTTAGTTTCGCGCCTTTGGTACATCCGTATGGTAGACCCGCAGTCGCTGCTGTTAACGGGCCTTACCCGCGACGGTACTTTTTATATCGAGAACGGCCAGATCAAATTCCCGATAAAGAATATGCGCTTTAACGAAAGCCCGGTAATTATGCTGAACAATGTGGAAGCTTTGGGTAAACCCGAGCGCAGCATCAGCGTTGAAAGCTACCGCAGCTATCTGATCCCGCCAATGAAGATCCGCGACTTTACATTTACATCGCTGTCAGACGCGGTATAA
- a CDS encoding helix-turn-helix domain-containing protein gives MDKWKAERIIHEREIMGKSLRTLAKKYGVSPTTISRIVNKDKLNEKALRSSKKTVLPDDVSLLKAMLRTEQLKNELLNNIIDIADKELGTNIRKKSGTRQSE, from the coding sequence ATGGACAAATGGAAAGCGGAGCGTATCATACATGAGCGTGAGATCATGGGTAAGAGTTTGCGTACCTTAGCAAAAAAGTACGGCGTATCACCCACAACTATTTCCCGCATAGTGAACAAGGACAAGTTAAACGAAAAGGCATTGAGAAGTTCGAAGAAGACAGTTCTTCCCGATGATGTGTCTTTATTGAAAGCGATGTTACGGACAGAGCAGCTAAAGAATGAGCTGCTGAATAACATCATAGATATAGCAGATAAGGAGCTGGGTACCAACATCAGAAAAAAGTCTGGCACCAGGCAGTCGGAGTAA
- a CDS encoding fasciclin domain-containing protein: MRRSFFVAAIAMAGLFAGKVSAQTQDTTKKTTTTTTTATTSTAPAPTLDVAAILTANTDYSTAAAAVKAADLTTALGAAGPFTIFAPNNAAFSKLPAGALDALMKDPAKLATVLKGHVVTGRYTKADIIKALTTGKGKATLTTIDGQTLTLSVSPTQTLQLTNAAGVSAEVTVYDIIGTNGVVNGINGVLLPKQ, encoded by the coding sequence ATGAGAAGATCATTTTTCGTTGCCGCCATTGCAATGGCAGGTTTATTCGCAGGTAAAGTTAGTGCACAGACACAAGACACTACAAAAAAGACAACCACAACAACAACTACTGCCACAACCAGCACAGCGCCGGCACCGACCCTGGACGTAGCTGCAATACTAACAGCCAATACAGATTACTCAACCGCAGCCGCGGCAGTAAAAGCTGCTGACTTGACAACCGCACTAGGTGCTGCGGGGCCATTCACCATATTCGCGCCGAACAACGCTGCATTTTCTAAACTGCCCGCAGGCGCGTTAGATGCATTGATGAAAGATCCCGCAAAACTGGCCACAGTGCTTAAAGGTCATGTGGTAACAGGCCGCTACACCAAGGCAGATATTATCAAAGCTTTAACCACAGGCAAGGGTAAAGCAACACTTACAACCATAGACGGTCAAACGCTTACCTTATCTGTAAGCCCAACGCAAACATTGCAGTTAACTAATGCAGCAGGCGTATCTGCTGAAGTAACGGTTTACGACATCATTGGTACAAATGGTGTTGTGAATGGCATCAATGGCGTGTTACTGCCGAAACAGTAA
- a CDS encoding IS3 family transposase, whose protein sequence is MQKRSRGLRELCRLLGYSSQAYYQHHRSTEMRTFKQEEIIQQVMAHRRRQPRLGARKLLELIRPGIGRDAFFELLRENGLLVRRKIYRTRTTFSCHRFKKYPDLTGGLVPAAPGRLWVSDITYIRVGQGFAYLSLVTDAYSRKIIGFCLSHDLSTGSCLTALEMALSQKQPDTPLIHHSDRGTQYCSGTYTALLIKEGIGISMTQSGNPRDNAIAERVNGILKLELLNEAYKNLSGATRAVRSAINTYNNLRPHSSIDMMTPQAAHRESGPLRRRWRNYYPNHQQITEQV, encoded by the coding sequence ATGCAAAAACGCAGCCGCGGGCTGCGCGAGTTATGCAGACTGCTTGGTTACAGTTCACAAGCCTATTACCAGCATCACCGGTCCACAGAAATGCGGACTTTTAAACAAGAAGAAATCATTCAGCAAGTAATGGCACACCGTCGCCGCCAGCCGCGGCTGGGTGCAAGGAAACTGCTTGAACTGATACGGCCCGGCATAGGGCGGGATGCATTCTTTGAGCTTTTGAGAGAAAACGGCTTGCTGGTGCGCAGGAAAATATACCGTACGCGTACCACCTTTTCCTGCCACCGCTTTAAGAAATACCCCGACCTGACGGGCGGCCTGGTGCCTGCAGCGCCGGGGCGGCTGTGGGTGAGCGATATCACTTACATCCGCGTGGGGCAGGGCTTTGCTTACCTGAGCCTGGTCACGGATGCTTACAGCCGAAAGATCATTGGCTTCTGTCTGAGCCATGATCTTTCTACCGGCAGCTGCCTTACAGCACTTGAAATGGCCTTATCACAAAAGCAACCCGACACCCCGCTGATCCATCATTCGGATCGCGGCACGCAATATTGCAGCGGTACCTATACAGCACTTTTGATCAAAGAAGGCATTGGTATCAGTATGACCCAAAGCGGGAACCCGCGTGATAATGCCATTGCAGAACGTGTAAACGGTATACTTAAACTTGAACTGTTAAATGAGGCTTACAAAAACCTGAGCGGTGCAACACGTGCGGTACGCAGCGCTATAAATACTTACAACAACTTAAGGCCGCACAGCAGTATAGATATGATGACACCACAGGCAGCACACCGGGAATCCGGACCCCTCAGGCGGCGATGGCGAAACTATTATCCCAATCATCAACAAATAACAGAGCAAGTGTAA
- a CDS encoding NAD(P)-dependent alcohol dehydrogenase, translating to MESIKTHGYGASGSLLGGKTLEPMDFERPGPQADEVLIDILYCGVCHSDVHQVENDWNNTIYPCVPGHEIIGKVTFAGANVTKFKVGDTVGVGCMVDSCKSCEACQEGEEQFCLHPHGPTMTYNGYFIPDGSGYNTFGGYSNNIVVKEDFVLSIPKTLDISKAAPILCAGVTTYSPLKHAGIKAGDKVGVVGIGGLGHMAVMIAKAMGAEVTAITTKEEKRESALQLGAGAVLISEDKEAMAKYDRYFNFILVTIPDPFDITPYVSLLKRRGSLVTVGLLAPYKKPLNNMDVASQGRSIGGSLIGGVAETQEVLDFCAEHNIHPQVEMISIEEINDAYDKMKDEDVRFRYVIDNASLKK from the coding sequence ATGGAAAGCATTAAAACACATGGATACGGCGCGTCTGGGTCGCTATTAGGAGGTAAGACATTAGAACCGATGGACTTTGAACGCCCCGGGCCGCAAGCCGATGAGGTACTGATAGATATTTTGTATTGTGGCGTATGCCACTCAGACGTACACCAGGTAGAGAACGATTGGAACAACACGATCTATCCGTGCGTACCGGGCCACGAAATAATTGGTAAGGTCACTTTCGCCGGTGCGAATGTGACCAAATTTAAGGTTGGCGATACCGTAGGCGTTGGCTGTATGGTAGACAGCTGCAAAAGCTGTGAAGCCTGCCAAGAAGGCGAAGAGCAATTTTGCCTGCATCCGCACGGGCCAACCATGACTTATAACGGATATTTTATTCCGGATGGTTCAGGTTACAACACCTTCGGCGGATACTCTAACAATATTGTGGTTAAGGAAGATTTTGTCTTAAGCATCCCAAAAACCCTTGACATCAGCAAGGCCGCACCGATCCTGTGTGCCGGGGTAACTACTTACTCACCTTTAAAACATGCCGGGATAAAAGCGGGAGATAAAGTTGGCGTGGTGGGCATTGGCGGGCTTGGGCACATGGCAGTAATGATAGCCAAAGCCATGGGAGCAGAGGTTACGGCTATCACGACCAAAGAAGAGAAACGCGAATCTGCTTTGCAATTGGGCGCCGGCGCGGTACTGATCTCTGAAGACAAGGAAGCCATGGCTAAGTACGACCGTTACTTTAACTTCATACTGGTTACCATCCCCGATCCGTTTGATATTACGCCGTATGTATCACTTTTGAAACGCCGTGGTTCGCTGGTAACCGTTGGTTTGTTAGCGCCTTACAAAAAACCGCTTAACAATATGGATGTTGCCAGCCAGGGTCGCAGCATAGGTGGTTCACTTATCGGCGGGGTTGCAGAGACGCAAGAGGTGCTTGATTTCTGTGCAGAGCATAATATCCATCCACAGGTTGAGATGATCAGCATTGAAGAGATCAACGACGCTTATGATAAGATGAAAGACGAAGACGTGCGTTTCCGCTATGTGATCGATAACGCTTCGCTGAAAAAATAA
- a CDS encoding DUF1223 domain-containing protein has product MTRTKLTTVIALVIVVITATAFTTNGIFKKNHARQGFAVVELFTSEGCSSCPPADALIARIQNEMAGKPVYILAYHVDYWNRLGWRDVFSDAACTAKQKQYVNWIKGSSVYTPQIVVNGRKEFIGSEEGTLRNSIKAAEQSEANSTLSLNDLTLTGNHINFNYKTSGNESNTSLVVAVVQKSATTKVEAGENSGRTLAHVQIVRQLQTLTLKKPSGNGNIELSKGLNTKNLEVIAFLQNQTNGQISAACKTSLQNISL; this is encoded by the coding sequence ATGACACGGACTAAATTAACAACGGTTATAGCTTTGGTTATTGTAGTGATAACTGCTACTGCGTTCACTACTAATGGAATTTTTAAGAAGAATCACGCGCGTCAGGGATTTGCTGTAGTAGAGTTATTTACTTCTGAAGGGTGCTCCAGCTGCCCGCCGGCAGATGCACTGATTGCCCGTATACAAAATGAGATGGCAGGTAAACCTGTTTACATTTTAGCTTATCATGTTGATTACTGGAACCGACTGGGCTGGCGCGACGTATTTAGCGACGCGGCTTGTACAGCAAAACAAAAACAGTATGTAAATTGGATAAAGGGTTCAAGTGTTTATACGCCGCAGATAGTGGTTAACGGCCGTAAAGAATTCATCGGGTCTGAAGAAGGCACTTTACGTAACAGCATTAAAGCTGCTGAACAAAGCGAGGCAAACTCCACTCTTTCCTTAAATGATTTGACCTTAACCGGTAACCATATTAATTTTAACTACAAGACAAGCGGCAATGAAAGCAACACATCTTTAGTGGTAGCTGTAGTGCAAAAGTCTGCAACTACAAAGGTAGAAGCCGGCGAAAACAGCGGCCGCACATTGGCTCATGTGCAAATTGTACGTCAACTGCAAACGCTAACCTTAAAGAAGCCCTCAGGCAATGGCAACATTGAACTATCAAAAGGGTTGAATACTAAAAACCTGGAAGTGATCGCTTTTCTACAGAACCAAACTAACGGGCAAATAAGCGCGGCCTGCAAGACCAGCCTTCAAAATATTTCGTTATAA